Part of the Xenopus laevis strain J_2021 chromosome 2S, Xenopus_laevis_v10.1, whole genome shotgun sequence genome is shown below.
caggaggtgctttaaaaaggtaaacaggagcacagatttattatgccagaggcaaatgaccacaggtttacttacaaatatactgaggacacagcaggtggaatcactttggacagtacaaggttcacagtcaaacaggtgcgactcccaaaagatattgcagattggtgtacatcaattcccagttcaaccgacgttgcacagtgaggggatcgggatctatcaggtagggtacaggtagtcctttgctcacctagatgcctatcaactgagttccctgctctaaaggcaaacaggccttgtgggaagctactccctactacaatcctcgttggagccacagcTGCTCTttatgctacacctctctgtctttctctcctagagagactataacagtatcttactattttagctggtcctcgttcacggggttacctggtccccgacttagcaccaaagatgtcaggtccctctggggtaaatgcttactggggcctatggtgatcccaggctcagtggagattcacctagcagcagcaccaggagccaaagagaaagaggacactccctgcacagcactatatagcagtgtggcaggggagtgtcattacactctttgtccaataggtgtgggtgctacactttaccagttacaagagCTTgacccaataacaagggaaaagagaactacatacaaaaggtaggggattaactctatagggataggatatcctataggtccctacatacacccgggggaaaaatccatttcgtcccgacaatggtgaaatgatatagacacaatagtaacaaagtgaatatataagtgcaaaccaacaataccattgaacatcactcttctgatatcctctcctgaggaatacctggtaacaatgggtactgtggagaaaagaacagtaaagagcaaaagtgcaatactgtattggataagtttcagtgcaaataacatcagttgcataactttattacattcatgaggtccttataggaacactcaggcacttaacttacgatacttgaaccatccatagtgtatcaggaggtccaggcacaggcttggctgaaaagaaaaattagcatagatttcttttcacacatgaacactcattttcattgcagttgagttacatgaccccaccataaccaaaagctttattccatatcacaccccccctacccaagtgtacaaagttactgagagccacttggggagtagtaaggcaaagaataaagatgctactcagcgagtagttagaggtagaagagttttggtgggggctcagcagtctttgtctcatgaacccaactatttacaagttccagacaatgttcagaagtccagaaatggaacaatgagtgaacaaaacaatgaaaaaggcccaaaacttggggcatcaatcttgaagaacatcaggaaatgaagaaggcccaaaacttggggcaatcaaacgacgtcctcaagggtaaacaaatcatctctaagAGGAATTCTCTCTCATAGAGGCATACTGAAAAGTTacaacacacagggtccagccggAACCACTGTGGACAGCTCAAACATTCACCCCATACTTCTCCAGGGTGTGTTCGTAGGATAAATAGTAGGAAGGGTGAGGTTTTTCCaccttccctccattaggcagagtggtcgacaagctgaagaagcggtcctcttgaaacttcccacaacttttaacatggtgctttaagatggtacgcccataccaccattcgctgagggtgtcacagaggaagaccatgtcacgctgccgcttctgtggatcgctttgaaacaatcccttgggtcccacatctgttttctttaaaagttctccataaagccattcttccaaattcttctccacttcgtcataaacccactcaggtgCATAGGGCATTGGATAACCCCAACGGTCACGAACACGGGCATTGATGATGCGTTGCACCCTAGACACTGTGCGTGCCTTCTTAGGGTCGGCCCTTCCCTGAGAgacccagaaaccttgtgcctctggagaaagcaagggttttgacaagcaggcaacaggctgctgagaaTTTGAACACACtgatggaaccactgtggatgaagcctcatctttaggtgcagtggttggctttggagtagcaggcctaggcgtggcaggcttgggtgtggccggcctaggagtgataggcctaggtacaacatcagggttcctgcgcatagtactccccctccctctgggtggaacacGTGGATCCTCACTCTTTGTGGCTGCATCCCCACTAGCGCCTACTCCCTGTGACTGTGAAATAGACAAAGCTTTTATAGGAGTGGGCAGGCTTTGGATGTTGGGTGGCCGCACTGAGGAGAAGTGATGAGGATatgcgggaacaggtgcaggagcagagtctcctgacactgaagacagTCCATCCGTGTCTGTggcgatggattttgtctttatgccctttttaggatcagcataaagtacatagggaCCTAACCAACACTCGTGAAAACAATAGGGACATGATGAGTGAAAGTTGCAGGTCTCTGTGGATAGTTCACGGGTACAGTGCCCGCAGTAGGGAACAACTATCCTGTTAAAGTGGACATTAAGCTTCTCACCATATGtcccggcccaaatatatctaaggccaaagtctacaTCTTCAATGTCCTCATCCGAGAACAGCGGAGCCCCAGTTAGGTTTTCTTCCGCATCCGCCCAACCTTCCCAAgaatggtcagccataataaTGGGGAAAAGGTTTTACCAGTATGAAGAATGTAGTGTCGTCCTCCACTATGCCCGCAGCCGCAGGGCAATTAGTAGTGAAGTCCGGAAGGTCTGCACGTGGATGGGCCACAGCCGTGGTCCGTGATTGCGCAGCACCTTAAACAGGAGCGATGGTAGAAATCCTCCGGTTTGCTGAAATGAGGAGCGGTAAGGTAGCTGGTACCGCTGAGACGTAGAGGAGTGGTAGGGCATAAGCCTGTAGCAGCCGCTAAGGTTTGATCCCAATGTAGAAGGGAGCTGTAGCACACGCGTCCGTCTTCTAGGAAACTCCTGTACAAAATggcggcgggacgtgacgtcagggACCGCCTCAATCCCAAAAGCGCGCCAACAGTTAGTGCGCGGGAAAAAGATTGGCGCCAGCAAAATCTCGCGCTCGCGAGACTTGAGCTATGGCGCAGGCTCGTGTATCGGGAaatagaacctccaagcccgaacccacggccctgagatactaggggaaaaatacctagcaaatttagtagaaaacacgtgcaggcagccttttgccaatcaggtccgccgcctgtcacgaaaatttaaagcgacagtgcacaaacacactaaatcacaaaaatacaaaaatagcctggatttaggggcgTGGCCCCatgttgggcgccaaaatgtaacgctttcttggcctattctgccaattagaagttaagggtgaccagctaggtagtgagcatgggttacattgcgaatcctcacccagggcagagccttcgccaaatggaagcttcccctttaaactgtagttgaacttcaactcacaggcatttaagtgcaaatagaataatggacgccaggaggttctttaaaaaggtaaacaggagcacagatttattatgccagaggcaaattgtttacttacaaatatactgaggacacagcaggtggaatcactttggacagtacaaggttcacagtcaaacaggtgcgactcccaaaagatattgcagattggtgtacatcaattcccagttcaaccgacgttgcacagtgagggaatcgggatctatcaggtagggtacaggtagtcctttgctcacctagatgcctatcaactgagttccctgctctaaaggcaaacaggccttgtgggatcctactccctactacaatcctcgttggagcgacagctgctctttctgctacacctctctgtctttctctcctagagagactataacagtatcttactattttagctggtcctcgttcacggggttacctggtccccgacttagcaccaaaggtgtcaggtccctctggggtaaatgcttactggggcctatggtgatcccaggctcagtggagattcacctaacagcagcaccaggagccaaagagaaagaggacactccctgcacagcactatatagcagtgtggcaggggagtgtcattacactctttgtccaataggtgtgggtgttacactttaccagttacaagggcttgacccaataacaagggaaaagagaactacatacaaaaggtaggggattaactctatagggataggatatcctataggtccctacaattaaataatccaaataggctggttttgcatccaataaggattaatcatatcttagtttggatcatgttcaaggtactgtttgattattactgagaaaaaggaaatcattttaaaatatttgtattatttggataaaatggagtctatgggagatggtctttccgtaatttggagcattctggatattgggtttcctgataatggatctcaACAACTTTTTACAGCAGATATTAGAATAACAGATTTGTTCTGGTTAATAAACCTCATGCAAACCTGCACAACCAAAGGAAGGGTCTACACTTAGATGGGACATGAGTGTGCAATTATATACCCTTCAATTCAATGTGATTTAACTGACACACCATTGAGTGACCTCTAGGAGCAACATGCAAAGTGAACACTGAACCTTCCACAAGTGTTTCTGTGTTCCTGTGAGTATGCTGAGCTTTGCTCCTTGTGCACCAAAGCAGATGCAACCATAAAATTGGTGCACAGAACTACTCTAGACGAGCACAGTTGTGCACATATTTTTGCATATGGCAATGGTAAATGAACAGTACTGTGTTCATGTTGCGCGTGTTTTATATACATTGTACCTTTCTACATGTATGGTGGCTGTGACCAGCAATATTCACTCACACCAGTGTATGTAGCCAAATATTCACAGATGCATATACATGCTTATATGGTATGTCACTGATGTAAAGTTTGGATTGAGTGAAGAACAACCTGGAATAAAACTTGTGTACCTTGATTTCTGTAGTTCTGTAGAAGGTGACATTCTTGTGACTCATCGCCTGTCCACTCTCACTCTTTCTGTGGGCAAAGAAAAGCTTCTGTCTGTAGATGTTACACACAACATGACAACAGCAACAGGTGCACTGCTCAGGATGGTGCTGCAGGCCCCCGTGTCTACAACTCTCTCTACCAACCCCACCTTCCTTGCCTTACCGAGCAACCACATGCTCAAGCTAAAAGGAGCAACCATTCAAAAAATGACTTGCTGAGGTGTCAGTGGATCAAGTGGAGTTGCTCGATGCTAACAGGTGCTGTTTGCCCACAGTGCATAAAAGTGTTGGGGTCCGGGGGGATGGTGCTGTTCATGAAGACAGAGACACAGGCAATTGGAGCGGATTACGGGACCCTGAAGTGTGCGGTTGTTAGCATGGGGCAACCTGGTGACTGCAACAATGGCCTGCTGTCTGACGCAGAGGATCTGGAGAGTGCCAGTGACAGCTCTGACAAATCTCTGGGTGGGGGGGATGAAGGTGGATACTGCAGCCCAGCAGAGGAGAGCCAAGGCAAAAGGAAAAGGAAGAGCAGGCTCCCTGGAGTCAGCAAACAAAGACAAGCTGCCAATGCAAGGGAAAGAGACCGGACACACAGTGTAAACACAGCCTTTACAGCACTCAGGACACTTATACCCACAGAGCCTGCAGAGTGCAAACTGTCCAAAATAGAAACCCTGAGATTGGCTTCCAGTTACATATCACACCTAGCCAATATACTACTACTAGATGAAGACTGTATGGATGAACAGCCATGCCTTCAGTACAAAGCTTCTATGGCCAGTGCTGCCCCAAGACCCATCTGTACTTTTTGCCTAAGTAATCAAAGGAAACTGGTGAGTGGTGGCAAAGGCTTTTGGGTCATGTCATTTCCTTTTTACTATAGCTCCATAACAGCAGCTCTGCAAATTGAGCTGGAACGGAGCACTATTACTCAAGGTATTTATGGACAGTATCTCATTGTCAGCAGTGTATATTCACAAGTGCACTTGAATAAGAATGTGGAgttccagctgttgctgaaatcaactcccagcattctcactGAGTTTAGGTGAGTTACATATTAATAAACAGCAGGTCACTGGTCTGTGAAAACATTTTGTTGGAAAACTGCAGGAAAtgttttattcagaaaaaaacaacattgctttaacttatacattattttgtagttctttctgtttttatttcagttaaaTGTTGTCAGTTATGCTATACACATCAGTTCACTTTATTAGTCTAATGGCAGAGACAaacatggagatttggggagatttagttgcccgatgacaaatcgcctcttcttcgggggactaatATTCCCgacctgccttcccgccggctagaatctaaatcgccggtggggtggcacttagattgcctcatgaggaaacttcgggcaacttctggaaaacaaattgctctgagtgccatcccgctggcgatgtagattctagctggcgggaaggtatTGCggggagcagtggtgtaactatatgtcactgggccccacagcaaattcaatttagggccccaaaatattgataaggtggcctgttctacccagacatattaaaattggctattaattagggcctcactgggccccctattctactgggcccccctgcaagtgcagggtctgcttcctctgtagttacgcccctggcggGGAGATGAGTCGTCCGAAAAAAAGCCGATTtgccgctgggcgactaatctcccggaatctccacgtgtgtctttgcccttagtgGTAAAAAAATTATGGATGCATATAGGACATAGCACCACCTAACCTGGCAACTGTTTGGGTGGCCTTAAGGTATAGAAGGTTCAGCTAGGTCTTGAAAAGAAACAATGGGGGTTTATTTGCaggttttaattaattaatagttATATGGtgtgaatgctttattaaaacatAAGCCTTCTACCTGGTGGTGGGGATAGGGGTTGAATACTGCTCCTTTCTAGTCTCATTCTTACACCAAATTGggaaaaacattcaaatataacattatatttaggacagttaggctaatggcacacaggtcagTTTCTCCACTGATGTGTATATAGCAGGCACAGAATCATCAGCACACACACAAAGCAGAGTTCAGAGCAAAAATGCAGTTTTGCTCTGAAATCCACTCTGTGCACTTGACTGATCGTTTGTCATTAGCTTTAGATCTGTTATTGAACCAAAACTCATGTTTTGATTGGGAGCCCAACAAGGTTGGGAGTAATATTGCTCAGATTaccatttactttaataaatggCTATATTTTGTTTGAGCACCTATTAAGGGAAGAATAGCACAGCAACCTCTGCGTGTTGTTAATGTTTAGTGTCTACTTGTGAAAAGAGTCAAACCAATGCAGACAGCATTGTGCCAACAGCAGCTCTCCATGCTGGATTTTGTGTATAACAtatttgcaataataataaaaaaagcaaatacagtgATTAATCAAATTgtaaacataaatacataaatactgtatactgcaCTTGCACATCCGCACTTAGAAAAGCAtggaaataaacacaaaataattagaattagTCTTGTGGCTaagcaaaaaacacattttactggCTAAAAGCTAATACTGAGCCGAAGGAATATATGATATTATACTTTTTCTATTGTAATGCTAGAAAGGGGTCAGCGTAGTTACCTGCACTTGGCTCTTTAGCAGGCCAAGGTTACACAGGCAATAAGGTTGTCTTTCATGACCTTTTTGAGGCATCAAGCAGTTGTTAGAAGCTAGCTACATCATCATTGCAACCTTCCAGTTcagttcagtgattcatttattcaaaaagtgcacgacatgtttcgagccaaatggctcttcctcaggtgcttatacCTGAGGAAGAGCCATTTGGCTCGAAACATGCCATGCactttttgaataaatgaatcactgaatcagcaaccttggttctccagagtcctattTTTGAATTGTGAAAGTCTGCAGGTCTTGCCGTGCCTAAACTCTGAAGTTGAACCCCTACACAATAACGAAAAGGATCTCATCGTCCATAAGAATATGTCAGTTTTCAGATGCATTACTAGGTATGAAGGTGCATTGTATCTGTGTGATTGGTGAGTAGGGttgagcgaatttgacccgttccgTTTCGCCAAAAAGTCACCACTGACGCACGGCAaaatttctttacattttatttataatacataaagtTTTGGAGGACTCACCAAAATTACGGCAGGACTAGTACATACTGGGAGATTCATTTGAGGGGTTGAATTGATGGACAGGGGTTTTTAACCATCATTAGTGATTAGCGAACTTGGGGCTGGGTTTGGGtctcgcttcgctgaaaaatttgcaaatttcccgcaaaattcgctaaacaacgaaaaattcatgaaacagctcCGGCGTCTAGTTTTTCATGAAACAGCTCCGGCGTCtagtccaaaaaacagacgccggtgaccattttttttggatgctggcgaattttcgctgcggtttcgcgaatatattcgccggcggcgaatcacgggaattcgcagcgaattcgcgcctgacaaataaattcgccaatcactaaccATCATTACTTGTATTGGAAAAATgccttgtttattatttttattattattattattataatattattattatttttcatgaaGTACCTTTAAACAGACCAAATTGTATCAACATCACTTTCTTTCTCTCATTATTTGTATAGCATGCAGATtaatcacaattttaaaaaaaacaatatagcaaGTTACCAATTTGAAAAGCAACTAAATCACAATAAATAAAGTTTGGCAAGAGGTTTAATCACAAGTCTGCTATACATATCTGTAGGTACAGCAGCCCTGTGACACCTAAAGgaatcccccccccacacaaaagcTTCTACTAAACAATTGTTTTTTGACTTAGGATAACAGCCCCTTCTCTACTGGCAGAACTACCCAAGCACTGGGCTAATATTGGCTTCCAATAATTGTGTACTAGTGTCTGTCATAAAAGAGTGGTACTGAAAAAAAGAGACAAACGTTTGTGGTAATTTTTTTAGTGGCACTCTACTGCTGTTTCTGTAATGGGCAGCCCTAAAGATaatcttttcaattttttttttataatctttatttttattgatgtttAATTACATTGTTCCATCCAGCTTCACATAAAAAGTTTTGCCATAAGTAACTACACTGTTTCTCAGATCTTTATATTGTTTATGCTATAATGCATAGGTAATATCTTAACAAATTTtagttttatggatttttttctcCAGGAATTTCTCCAATTCCTGCGCTACTCTTCTGTTGTAGTGAATGAGATGTATATAAGAGATGTATGTTTTAATAGTACTGTGTGTTTTTCTCTTTCAGCACAGGGAAGGCGAGAAGCACTTGTCTATTTAAGGTGTATGCGGACAGTGACTCAGATGAGCAGCTTGCATAATTCTTGCACTGAATATAGCTCAACTCTAAATATAGCTGCCCTGCACTCTTTTGTTTACACTGAACTTATGTAATGCAGCTAATgtgcttttgtattttatttttgaacaagAAAGGAAGAGGTCAACGGTGTTTTACAttggaacagaaaaaaagtgcatttaGGATACTTGGAATCTGAAATGAAACTCAAAATGGAAAGTTGCACCTGTTGCTGTTGCTATTTTTTCACAAGAAATGTTAAACCCAAGAATGATATGGACCGTGGTTAACCCAACGACACATGATGAAATGGGATCCTGGACACTAAGCGGCTCAATCAGTGTGTGTTGTCACAACACACTTTCACCTGTGCTTTTCACCAATAATCATCACAGCAGAGACACATACAGAAGGGACCATTAGCCAGTCCTTTAAAAGAGTGGGATGGAAACTCAGGGATGACACATATTTTTGACATGGGTTAATGCATAATATCGCAACCCTTGCCACTATATACTTCCTTTACATTTAAGTCATTCTGAATGTATTTAAGATGGCACAATCCTATTATCATGTTATTAAACTACAGTTTAACCAGCATCCTTCATCTGCTGCTGAATTACagtacaactctaaggggcacatttactaaaggacaaactgtcaccagcgaccgattcgcacactttgcaccacttcgccaggtgcaaatttgttaccactacattTATTCACTAAAacgcgaagttgcgtcctgggcgccaaatgctggtgcATTTccctagcgatacttcttcagtgtgagcatttcatagcaaagattcaCAAGCGTTTGTTTATGCCTAtcaaaaagtcgctagtgatcttacgcttagatcaatttgaatagagGGGGGACATTATGgtcgtctttattagagatgttggtgcaaatgcttgaagtggccactttttattacaaatgtccaaggaaccttaataaagacaaaagagatcagataatgccctagacatgatcccactgtaaaatgaatgttccatgcccctcataTGTCTGGGGGgtaaaatgttaacccaaaacagttcaagttaggacttttgcaggcaatcctggaAAAGTCATCAGCGTTTTTacacctttaatgcattttccgcagacaggatatgatgtaagtgacgtaagattgaggaagatctaactttattttatcagttcgcctggtctgaggtggcaaagtcaactctggcaaaagaggtaacgttcagtaaaatccgcacttttgTTAATTTGTGGAGAGAAAAGTTGCCTGACGATAGCATTCgaatttcgctagtgaattgtcatctgcgcctgttagtgaattggcgatatccctgcggatgtgatttctgacgaaaagtcgctagcgttagcccaTTATCAGTGCCTCATTTATTTAGTAACAAAATGACACCATTGTCTAATACTTGGCTGTTGGCTGACACCACCTACAAGGCAATAGATACTGCAGGTTCTACCAAGTACTGTCCCTTctaaaataggtttctttttttctcttgctgGTGGTGATATAGATTTACTATAAGCACCTTGCTTATTTACTCTTCTACTGTGCCTGTCTTCTATTACCCACCACATGACAACCTCAATGTAAATACTTTttcctactttaaaggagaactaaagcttaactaaagaagtacgctagaaatgttgtacattatgttttgggcttctataccagcttaaggcaacaacagccctttagcagtaaagattgtTGTCTCCaacgatgccccagtagctccccaccttcttttctgctgattcactgcacgtgctctgtgctgctgtcacttactgaacttggggacccactcacaatataccgtacatatagaatataaatgtcacaatataaggctgattagtaattaatacagataagggtagcacagaaaccagtgcaactagcatcagaatttattaatcagccctgtagcatcagcttacattaccggccaacctcattttctgcttgataatttgtgacaatccctaatcttagcttcttaacagctgctcagagccaactgagcatgtgagtgtcgcagacacttttcaagatggtgaccacctgcaacacgtttgaagtcctggatcattgctgctattgagaagctgaaactttaggttagTGCAgcaagttcagtaaataaaatataaaatttttagccctatttatttttagggtttagttctcctttaaagaggcagtTTACCATAACCAACTCTTTATTTCTAAATAGTATCACAGATGTAAGTACTATATCATAGCAGCAGCTAAGTAAACTCAGATTACTGTTGCTAACCCAACCCAAAACCAAACTGACCCAcatgctgtgtgtttgcttcagaaagatagcaatagtttatataatcaagctgctgtgtaatcatgggggcagccattcaaaaaagagaaaaggcacaggttacctaGTGGATAagagataaaacaccattgtgttggacagggcttatctgttatgtgctatgcccccttagctacacagcagcttgtttatataaactataatagtctttctaaaCCAAACACAGTGCAttctaacagtatattatatgttaactaCTTTCGGGCAGGTGTAAGTGGTCATGGCCACTCCCCTATccccttaaagcagtgatccccaaccagtagctcgtgagcaacatgttgctctccaacccctcagatgttgctcccagtggcctcaaagcaggtgctaatttttgaattcctggcttggaggcaagttttagttgcataaaaaccagatgtactgccaaacagagcctcaatatatattgacaatccacatagggtggtaccaaatggtcaatcacagcacttatttgtagggatgtagcgaacgtcggaaaaaaagttcgcgaacatattcgcgaacttgcgcaaaaacgcgagcggttcgcgaacggttcgcaaaccccatagacttcaatgggaaggcgaactttaacatctagaaaagacatttctggccagaaaaatgattttaaagttgtttaaagggtgcaacgacctggacagtggcatgccagagggggatcaagggcaaaaatgtatctgaaaaatctgcctgtgtgtgcttggaagagatagtgtagggggagagctgttagtgatttcagggacagatgatagtaagtttgctggctagtaatctgcttgatactgctctgtattggagggacagaagtctgcagggatttgagggacattttagcttaggtagctttgctggctagtaatctgctgttctctttaaacaactgccatacgttgaccttgtaggcattgtttgcccagtttttttggacgcagccactgaagcacagttgccagaaaaaatatgccatataaatgctgaaaatagtcatttttcgccatacgttgaccttgtagacattgtttgcccagtttttttggacgcagccactgaagcacagttgccagaaaaattatgccatataaatgctgaaaatataaatttttttggttgcagccactgaagcacagaggccagaaaaattatgccatataaatgcagaaaatatgcatttttttggtcgcagccactgaagcacagttgacagaaaaattatgccatataaatgctgaaaatataaacttttttggttgcagccactgaagcacagaggccagaaaaattatgccatataaatgcagaaaacatgcatttttttggtcgcagccactgaagcacagttgacagaaaaattatgccatataaatgctgaaaatataaatttttttggttgcagccactgaagcacagaggccagaaaaattatgccatataaatgcagaa
Proteins encoded:
- the LOC108708957 gene encoding transcription factor 15 — protein: MLTGAVCPQCIKVLGSGGMVLFMKTETQAIGADYGTLKCAVVSMGQPGDCNNGLLSDAEDLESASDSSDKSLGGGDEGGYCSPAEESQGKRKRKSRLPGVSKQRQAANARERDRTHSVNTAFTALRTLIPTEPAECKLSKIETLRLASSYISHLANILLLDEDCMDEQPCLQYKASMASAAPRPICTFCLSNQRKLHREGEKHLSI